Proteins from one Xenorhabdus griffiniae genomic window:
- a CDS encoding amino acid ABC transporter permease, which yields MTPSWLNLALDSLWPMIYAGLTFTIPLTLITFVLGISLGFIVALIRLYGPKPLVAIARFYVWLIRGTPLLVQLFLIFYALPSAGITLDAFTSAIIGFTLNVGAYTSEVIRAALISVPKGQWEASHSIGMSWWQSLRRIILPQAARVSIPPVSNTFISLVKDTSLASVITVPEMFLAAQRIAAVTYQPLILYTEAAILYLLLSSVLSALQVRLEKKFAQQNSSNHKEAKNDSAYQH from the coding sequence ATGACCCCATCATGGCTCAATTTAGCGTTGGATTCTCTATGGCCGATGATTTACGCCGGCCTGACATTCACTATTCCCCTCACGCTGATTACATTCGTACTTGGGATCTCATTGGGGTTTATCGTTGCTTTAATTAGGCTATACGGCCCTAAACCACTGGTTGCTATCGCTCGGTTTTACGTCTGGTTGATTCGCGGTACGCCTCTGCTGGTTCAGTTATTCTTGATCTTCTACGCCCTGCCCAGTGCAGGCATTACTTTGGACGCGTTCACCTCTGCCATTATCGGCTTTACCCTAAATGTCGGTGCCTATACCTCAGAAGTGATCCGTGCCGCACTAATTTCGGTTCCCAAAGGGCAATGGGAAGCATCTCACTCTATCGGCATGAGCTGGTGGCAATCACTGCGTCGGATTATTCTGCCACAGGCGGCGCGGGTTTCGATTCCTCCCGTGTCCAATACCTTTATTTCGCTGGTAAAAGACACCTCTCTGGCTTCTGTTATTACCGTGCCAGAAATGTTTCTGGCGGCACAGCGCATCGCTGCTGTCACCTATCAACCGTTAATCCTGTATACCGAGGCCGCCATTCTTTATCTCCTTTTGAGTTCGGTATTATCGGCACTGCAAGTGCGGTTGGAAAAGAAATTCGCTCAGCAAAACAGCAGCAACCATAAGGAAGCCAAAAATGATTCAGCTTACCAACATTGA
- a CDS encoding amino acid ABC transporter substrate-binding protein, whose protein sequence is MKAVLNILLAGIIQLGFTHFSYAQSTLDNIYSTDIFRIGTEGAYAPFSYHDTSGKLTGFDVEIGREIAFRMKVQPEFIEGKWDGLIGGLDAGRFDAVMNQIAITPEREKKYSFSLPYVISEAVLITRKDNNDIKTFSDLKGKKSAHTLTNNFAQIARHYGADIIGTNGFNQEVDLVSTGRADATINDKLSYLDYKKHRPDAPVKIVAADTQAAQSAVLLRKNDIELKTAVDKAITEIKADGTYQRIWDKYFAESD, encoded by the coding sequence ATGAAAGCCGTACTAAATATATTATTAGCGGGCATTATTCAATTGGGTTTCACCCACTTCTCTTATGCACAATCCACCCTTGATAACATTTATTCCACAGACATATTCAGGATTGGGACTGAAGGCGCTTATGCCCCATTCAGTTATCATGACACCTCTGGAAAACTGACCGGATTTGATGTGGAAATCGGCCGTGAAATCGCATTTCGCATGAAAGTGCAGCCCGAATTTATTGAAGGTAAATGGGATGGCTTGATTGGTGGGCTTGATGCTGGACGTTTCGATGCCGTGATGAACCAAATCGCTATTACACCGGAACGCGAGAAAAAATACAGTTTTTCCCTGCCTTACGTTATTTCAGAAGCTGTACTGATTACCCGAAAAGATAACAACGATATTAAGACATTTAGCGACTTAAAAGGGAAAAAATCGGCACATACCTTGACCAATAACTTTGCCCAGATCGCCAGACATTATGGCGCCGACATTATCGGCACGAATGGCTTTAATCAGGAAGTCGATTTGGTGAGCACAGGCCGTGCAGATGCAACAATCAACGATAAACTTTCTTACCTCGATTACAAAAAACATCGCCCGGATGCTCCGGTAAAAATTGTTGCCGCAGATACCCAGGCAGCACAATCTGCTGTGTTATTACGTAAAAATGACATTGAATTAAAAACCGCAGTAGATAAAGCGATTACTGAGATAAAAGCGGATGGGACTTATCAACGTATCTGGGATAAATATTTCGCCGAAAGCGACTAA
- a CDS encoding amino acid ABC transporter ATP-binding protein, with protein MIQLTNIEKSFDGQKVLKNINLTIKEGSLTALIGPSGSGKSTLLRCINLLEIPQAGKLEIGKEQITFTGKERLPHREIQRFSLQTGMVFQNFQLFPHLTVIENIMEGLIWVQKWPRERARERALALLEKVGLSHKADVWPATLSGGQQQRVAIARAMAPSPKVLLCDEPTSALDPELSKEVVSVLKQLAGEGTTMLMATHDLRLAANLAHDVVFLESGEIIESGTAKTLFTRPSKVRTVEFISTLTETLPDWEI; from the coding sequence ATGATTCAGCTTACCAACATTGAAAAAAGTTTCGACGGACAGAAGGTGCTGAAAAATATTAACCTGACGATTAAAGAAGGCAGCCTGACGGCACTGATTGGCCCTTCCGGTAGCGGTAAAAGTACCTTGCTGCGTTGCATTAACCTGTTGGAGATCCCACAGGCTGGCAAGCTGGAAATTGGCAAAGAGCAGATCACTTTTACGGGTAAGGAGAGATTGCCGCATCGAGAAATTCAGCGTTTTAGCCTGCAAACCGGCATGGTATTCCAGAATTTTCAGCTTTTCCCGCATCTGACTGTGATTGAAAACATTATGGAAGGGCTGATTTGGGTACAGAAATGGCCCCGCGAACGCGCCAGAGAACGGGCGTTGGCGTTGCTGGAAAAAGTCGGCTTATCCCACAAAGCGGATGTTTGGCCAGCCACACTGTCAGGTGGTCAGCAGCAGCGTGTGGCCATCGCCAGAGCAATGGCTCCTTCCCCCAAAGTGCTGCTGTGCGATGAACCGACTTCGGCGCTTGATCCCGAATTATCGAAAGAAGTCGTCTCGGTTTTGAAGCAATTAGCAGGAGAAGGCACGACCATGTTAATGGCAACGCATGATCTGCGCCTGGCTGCTAATCTTGCTCATGATGTCGTATTTCTGGAATCTGGTGAAATTATTGAATCGGGTACGGCAAAAACCCTCTTTACCCGCCCCAGTAAGGTGCGAACTGTCGAGTTTATCTCAACCCTGACAGAAACCTTACCGGATTGGGAAATATAG